Genomic DNA from Lactuca sativa cultivar Salinas chromosome 8, Lsat_Salinas_v11, whole genome shotgun sequence:
ACACAATCTTCAATCCCAACAATCGCTTGGGCCATCTTTCTTCCCGAAGAGGATGCGAAACATATCCTAGTTTCAAAACCGCTCCTACATCTCAATCCCgagacgattctcccccactttggatCGACTAAATTCTCAAGGCacgtgagaattgaaggattcccaatccttcttacctTACAACGACCGATCCGATGACATCCAACGCTTACCAACTAGTGCTCCGTCACTAGCCAATCCCCAAAAGACCACACAACTTCTAAAGACCAGATGAATACTTCATGAATCTCAGTGAAACCGATAACCCCTGATAATAGATGCTCAAATCTTGAAATCCAAATGACAGATGCTCAGACCAAAACCTTAGCAATAGACCACTTCCCTTGGCGACCCCACAAGATAATATGAGCACAATGACTGAAACCACTGAATCTTGACGATAGTAGATAACCACCTTGTTGAACGCTATCCACAGACCTTCCACATAATGCTCCTGAACCGGTCTCGACCACAAACCATGATAACATTGAACACTCCAAACCAGCTAAAAGGGCAGCGACCTTTCACTCATTACTAATGATTCACGGTATACAGATGGCATATAACATTACTTGAAGATATAACTAGAACATGAGCAAAGAAATGAACCGAATATATGCTCACCCAAACTGACGCAAATTTCTCACAACCATAAATACTGATATAACGGACCTAAGAGAAGACAAAAGACACATATCTGCAATATTGCCTGATGGAGTCCTAACCTCCATTGTCTGACACTGCAAAACTCAACTCCTCTCTGTTGGGGCTCCTGCCCTATCTTCCCGTCGATCAATGATCCTCAAAATAGTCAGAGCAGGCGCGCTCACTACTCCTTCCCTCAACATCAgacagtcggccttcttgtggacGACCTGATCGCATTAAcaacataatgggcttgcccctTGAAGGAAATCCCTGCTAACGTCACCAACcctaccacacttgtagcagcccaacCCCTGGAACGAAAAAAATCCATCGTGCAGTTTCCCGCACGTACTACACTGAATCTGACCCTATTGGCCTCTCAAAAGCTTATCGAAAGTCTTGGGTATCTTCCTGGGACCCTCCAATATATGCACCTGATCTGACCCTCTCTTCCCAATGTGCTCCAAATTGAACACCAACTCTTGGGGTCTAGacatcatatcattcagggtcttgcaccccgaaaCTCACGAACTCCTTGTTAGACGTATACCTCCGCATGGAATGCGCCCAAGCGCTCATCCACGATCTCCAAAACAGAGTGAGAGGTCTTTGATGAACTAAACTCTCGCAACAACTCGCTAATCGGCTTAGCACCCGCACCTAAGACAGAACTCGAACCTAAACCATTTCCCTGCAAGCTCATCTCCTAACTAGAAATCAACAAGCCAACAATcagaacatacccaagaatccacctcccataagcttcttagattctccaagactcttaccaattcgagtatggatcttgtgcttttagtagaacgagcccaatactaccttccataccaatCCATACATTCCTCAACAATCCTcctaaatcctctaagtcacttcctcaaaccgATGCATCTGAAACTCACTAAACCACTTTACTAATCAACtgaacatatcctaggctttcctaggttcccgaacccacccagtcctcagttgctgaaggattcccattaatgtcaactagctacttCATGAATATAgacacatgcaacagagatcagataatccttcaagtaaaagactcatccctggaatggttggactcagatgagagttgcgcaatagggtcaagtccatcactctgaggttatccagcctgtgccatatgtgacttagcatattcacttagtagcgaACTCACActgctaagagtcccacaaatcacaaagcaagcaacatttgggtAATGGTAAACTAACCAACATACTCCAATCCATGAAACTATCATAGAACATTCATCCCACATAACACAATTCATGCTATCCACATCTACCCCCACTGTCGACTggtttatgcatgcaaattatacacaggaCAGGATCTAATAGATTGTTGAATAATAGAttataccctaggaccacaaccagacaaggaacaagaaaaaaggccaaattaattattctaaagctataagatcctaaccgtatacaatttttaaagtatACACTTAGTAATTACCAATACCAATAGTCATtcccattccagcataacatccAGTATCCCCAAGGCTATAAGCATCACATATTAGGCCAATCAATCACTAACTAatcagcactagcatgcaagtctaccggCTCACACATCgtacatacaaaggcatctctcctagccctAACTAGTATGCGGTTCACATATTCATAAATCAAGtcataacagataacatatatgGCAACTATAgggaacacttacttgagctcagccgattgcatgcaccacacactTTCTTGTCTTAGATAACTCTTTCCTTgaaaatgttttacttttgaaaactttacagatcctcggtttgagttcagatacacccaaaaagcatgtccgaatccctcaaaccaaggctctgataccaacttgtaacgacccagaAATCCAgggtaaaatttcatttttcattatagTCAAACACAAATGTTACTTAATCCAACCATTAAAAAACATttcttaattaaaatatttatcagagttacatcccaaaatcacataatgcggaaaCCATGGGTGTGTGTGTTGCGATCAAGTTGGTCCCTTCCTTTCCAAACTAATGatgcctgaaaccataaacaaaactgtaagcatgaagcttagcgagttccccataacataccctacataatccacataaccaaatgaaccatatcaatcacataagccatgcatataaacatataaggatgccgtaGACTCCATccaaggtcttactccaggatgtcgtgggctccccctaGGGTCTTACACCTATGTGCCATGGGCACCCCCTATTGTCTTACTTAAAATGCCaggggctcccccacatggtctgatatccatgtgtcatgggcttcccccatggtctttacctggaatgtcaAGGGCTCCActacatggtctgatatccaagtgtcatgggctcccccatggtctatACATGGAATGTCATGAGCTCCCCCCACATGGTCTAATATCTAAGTGGCACGGGCTCCCCCTGGGGtgttccatgcaagtatcacaaagacaactagcataacacatatcacataaacaactaaCATTCCACACATCACATATATACTAGGCATATCAATAATGATTACACAataatcatcataactaactgaatgggccgtccttggtgccttcgactcattggtatggtgaggagactcacctcacactgttgaagtcccacggataaaactctagctgctggatgacaaaCTCACGAACTGTCCATATCAAAACAACACTAAATTAACCAttgcataaccataaatccacacttagggtaaaaggaccattctaccccctaacctagcttggttcAAAACCAAGACCCAAACTCACACTCTAAAGGCCCAAAATCCAATTAATCAACCAAGGggcaacatatggcccaattttccaaattgggcctaaacctctacatggtcttacctCAAGGtccaaccatttattctagtccaaacacttggcattccgattctccaatatctcataatcatcaaagcCCAAGTATAGCccacttatggcctaattttccaaattgggcccaagcctttccaatgggccttatcctaaagcccaataatttccttaggTCATAAATATGTTTCCATTTGGTCCATCAATAagccaatcaccaaagcccaaaagAAGGCCCAACTTGAAGGCCaaacataattagggttttcacataaaatgacgattagggttaaatgttcttacttaacccattatggACTTAATATATTAAGTCCATCACCCCACTTGGCAAAATGTGGGACCCAGAAAGTCCAAACGAacatatccaaaattagggttttctaaaccctaattagggtttccaacccaatcgcaTGCCAATTAGCCCACTAGTCACATTTTAGGTTAATAGAGGTTTCACTAGGCAGGGCACCACCCATTGCCACCTTGGGCAGTGGTGGTCGacggcggcaaccaccacccCGCGGCGGTGGTGGTTTTCGAGTCAAAATTTGATAACAAGCAACAAATTCAATATTTTATGCAGAAAGGCACACACTCACACATTAACTCATGCACACCACAACCCAACACGACGGTTGGTGGCGACAGATGGTGGCAAAAAAGTAGAAGTGGCgacaaccaccatggttggctacCAAGGTGGTCGTTCGTGGTTTTCTGGCTAACGAGCACACCCACAATATATAGCAACACTAAAAATACAAGTTACAACTGAAATACACACATATACATCGCATTACAGCACCAAAATACACACCCGAATTTGAAACTCGAACACAGCCTCCCTTCACGGCAGCATGCGGTGGACATAGCGATTGGAAGCAACACGACAACCTCTCGGAGCGGCGGCGGCGGTAATGACTCATTACTAGAACGAGATAAGAAGAGAAAAGGTGTTACGGTTCTTCCAAGTgaagcaacagcagcatcagaaaATAACGTCCGCCCACTCGCGGCCCTAGTCATCACCGGTAACGAGAAGTACGACGTGCAAGACGACAACTCACAATGGCGACGAGGCATCGACTGATATCCGTGGTCGATGGAACAGTAACACGCGAAGTCCACCACTCCATAACGGTCTTGAGCTATCCTGACATAGGGGAAGACTGAAGGTCGACGGCGGCTCCCTTGGAGGCCTTTGCTGATCGAAAAAATGAGAAAGAACCATGGTGGCAGATAGGAGGTTACAAATGGTGGCTGACTCCTAATGTGAGGGTTAGGGTTAACATGGGCGTGTAAGGTGACGGGTTTTAACCCGTCTCAATTTAAAATTCCTAACATTTTGACACTTCCGGCCTCTCCTCCCTCTGTTACTTTCAATCCATGTCCTTATTTTACTCTTTAGGCCCTGATTCAAAAAATCTATTCATTTTAAATCCAATAATTACCAACCATCCCTCAGCCTTCAGAATTCTTTACAAATTAAATCCTAgaattacacttttaaccctcaaaagtccaaattatatcatttaactccccgaaaccaacaccctgCTAAATTATTATGAATTTTAAGGCTACAATAAGATAATATAATATGTAAATTTACATATTggggtttagggtttattatttaattacttaaTTTTAAACATTATGTTACAAATAAGGTTTTTTTGTTACAACTGTTATAATTGACATTGTAgcgtttttatgttattaatagTTGTAGTATTTATgcttttcatatattttttattcattaaATACAAAGATTAACAtacaatttatatataatttacaaACCTTAAAATGGtcaataaaatcatcaaatattttttttatattatttgctattcATTATATATAGAAGAAAtcaatatatgttttatatacatttattaaCATTGTTTTTTCATTTATAAATATTAACTCACAAGAGGCAGGTTCAAAGCGAACTAGCAAATCACAATACCAAATTTCAATTGTAGTGGCTAGAGATGCGTCTAACAAATCTTCAACCTCTACAGATCGACATGGGACAATGTCAATGCTTTGAAACGATTGAACATAAGCAAGATTGTAAACTTATTAATTTGaggtaaatttcaaaaaaaaaatcttatacaTTTGATTGATGCATTGTCttttttcttcttatttttttCATAGAAACCTAATAACTAGATCGTTGTTAGATCATATAGATTGAAAATTTACAAACTTGGAGTAAACTTAAAAAAATGATGCATTGATTTTTTACTtatagtttttttcttttttgtggaATTACTTAAACATTCTGGCAATTGCATTTTTTTTCTTGATCTCAATTGTCATCAAGTTGCATAAACATTCAAATATAAGCTACTATCCACCATCCATTTCAATACGGTAACCAAAAAATCACATCACAATATCAAACAGACAAAAAAACTTGCATTCTTTCCTTGCTACTCAAAAGTCAAAACTTAATCTTAGTGGGGGAGGGAACGTCATCTGATGCAATCAGGCAGGGGCAGAACGTAAGCGTTACAACAGGGGGGGCCGGAATCAAAACttcataattaaatatataaacaaattGTATTTGGTTCAAATTTATGACATATCAAAAGTGTAAAAAAGAAAACAATATAAATATTGTTACATCATTTATCAAAGTGGAACGCGGCGATCTTTTGCATTTTTAAAGTCTTGTACAACTGTCTCTAAACTAATCTTTTCAGCAAGTTCCCGTTCGAAGTGCAAAACCAATGGGTCATTCAAAAACTCATCTTCCATTTTATTCCGTAACTTTGTTTTAATGAGGTTCATTGCTGAAAATGACCTCTCCGTTGTAGCAATAGAAACTGGAAGAGTAAGTACAAGACTAGCTACTCGATAAATAAGATGAAAGTTCGTTATTCTTCTAGTCTTTATCAGCCATTGACACAATTCTGACACAGATGTCAATAGTTTATAATCTGCATGTTGAACGAAATCAATCTCATAATGTTGAAGTTGTATCTTCAAAACTACTTTCTCTTGTTCATTGAAATCTTCAGGATAAAACTTCTCTACTAACTTCATTACATCACCACTTCGAAAGGGCTCATTAACACTTTTAGGATCTAAAGTTGTTGAAAGTCGAAGCAATTatgttgatctatcactgaatcGATGATTTATTTCCATTAATTGACAATTAATTGCTTCATAAAATATATCCACTCGGTAATGATGTTCAAGTGTATGATCACTACCCTCGTTACGTGCTCGAGCCCCTCTACTAAAGTATGGAGAAGACATATCGGGGATATCAATGTTGCGCTCCTGACAAAATGACATAACAAGAGAGAGTAAACCATCCCATCTTTCATCTTTCATTTTTTGCAATAACAATTTGGTGGATGCAACTAGCCTCAATGCATTACAAATATCTTGAGATTGTCTTTGTAAAGATTGACAAAGCAAATCAGTGATCTTCATTATTTCTTTCTCGAGATGGAGAACAAAAATGAACTCAAATGTAGTAATAGCCTCATATGCTGAATCTACATCACCTTTGATTGAACCGGTTCCATCCTTAATAATTTTAAGTAAAACCTCACAAGTTGGACTAAACATTTTGATTAAGCTTAAAACTGATTTGCGGTGAGAACTGCATCTAGTATCACCAGCTCGTTGTAATGTACCAATTTGATTAAGACCTCTACCTGTCTCTAACTCGTCAATAGAAATCTTATATGCAATTTCCTCAGCTTGTGCATCTCTATGTTGGTCGGTACGCTTGGAGGAAGCACCAACAACATTGATAACAAAAGATAATCGAGTAAAAAACTTTTGTAATGCAACAACTCCTTGTGAAGCAGCCACTAATGCTAATTGTAATCAATGTGCAAAACAatgaacatagtatgcatacagACAATCATTTGAAATCAATGcttgcaaacccttgaaattaccTCGCATATTGTTTGCACCATCATACCCTTGACCACGAATTGACTTAAGATCAAGATTGTTACGTGACAATACAGAATAAATTGCATTCTTAAGAGTTTTTGCTGTAGTGTCAGGTACATGAACAAGCCCAAAGAAACGCTCCATAATAAAGCCATCTTTATTTAAAAATCTCAAAACAATTGACATTTGTTCTTTATTAGACTGATCACGTGCTTCATCAACAAGTAAACAAAATTTTCCACCATTAATCTCCGCACAAATCATCTTCCTCACCGTAGTTGATATAAGGTTTAAAATCTCTTTTTGAATTGATGGTGATGTATATAATGCATGTTTAGGAGCAGTACGAAACAATTCTTCCAACTCTATGTTAAAATCACCAAGTACCTTCAATATTTCACGAAAATTTCCTTTGTTTATAGAATCTTGTCCTTCATCGTGGCCTCTATATGCAATTCCTTGAAAGGCACACAAACGGACTGTATAAATAGTAGCCTTCAATCTCAATCTATTATTTTTACGCTCTTCTTCTGTAAATGTCTCAAACACATTCCATATATCTTGCGCCTCATTTAACAAATCATCACATGATTTTTGTGCAACATTGTGAAAAGATGTACACTCAGAGCCCATGTGCTGCAAAAAGGCACAACTTTTTCCACCAACTTTCTTCCAGTTCTGAAATCCATCTATAGTAAATGCTCGTTGGCCGTAGTGTCCCATTCCAGAAGCTTTGTTGAATAGAAAACACGGAAAACAAAATGCAGCATCTAAGCTCTTCgaatattcaaaccaaggaaataACTTAAACCAAGAAACTTGAAAACTACG
This window encodes:
- the LOC111893639 gene encoding uncharacterized protein LOC111893639, yielding MKKQSTIDGFFKRKHSSSTQDSENLSGIVLDEDSPMPNVRENRFKKTHLENNEIDLSTLERDPGLRKQIYDYPVSQRDTIMRAYINLGPFQQTLSVYPKSGPETHKRSFQVSWFKLFPWFEYSKSLDAAFCFPCFLFNKASGMGHYGQRAFTIDGFQNWKKVGGKSCAFLQHMGSECTSFHNVAQKSCDDLLNEAQDIWNVFETFTEEERKNNRLRLKATIYTVRLCAFQGIAYRGHDEGQDSINKGNFREILKVLGDFNIELEELFRTAPKHALYTSPSIQKEILNLISTTVRKMICAEINGGKFCLLVDEARDQSNKEQMSIVLRFLNKDGFIMERFFGLVHVPDTTAKTLKNAIYSVLSRNNLDLKSIRGQGYDGANNMRALVAASQGVVALQKFFTRLSFVINVVGASSKRTDQHRDAQAEEIAYKISIDELETGRGLNQIGTLQRAGDTRCSSHRKSVLSLIKMFSPTCEVLLKIIKDGTGSIKGDVDSAYEAITTFEFIFVLHLEKEIMKITDLLCQSLQRQSQDICNALRLVASTKLLLQKMKDERWDGLLSLVMSFCQERNIDIPDMSSPYFSRGARARNEGSDHTLEHHYRVDIFYEAINCQLMEINHRFSDRST